A genomic stretch from Telopea speciosissima isolate NSW1024214 ecotype Mountain lineage chromosome 7, Tspe_v1, whole genome shotgun sequence includes:
- the LOC122669033 gene encoding uncharacterized protein LOC122669033 isoform X1 — protein MERTTPVRKPHTSTADLLTWPENSPAEYSAAESATSALRAGIRDHQPSSRISKVLSGGQVTDEEAESLNKRKPCSGSKWKEMTGSGIFAADGENGDADSGSANPTLSSNRAGLQHYQQAVRGISQISFGTEESVSPKKPTSLPEVAKQRELSGTLESELDAKMKKQLSDAKCKELSGHDIFGPPPETPPRPLAARSVEQKESMDMGEPAPRNLRTSVKVSNPAGGQSNLMFSEETVMKTAKKIHNQKFQELSGNDIFKGDAPPGSAEKSLSTAKLREMSGSDIFADGKAANRDYLGGVRKPPGGESSIALV, from the exons atggaGAGAACTACTCCGGTGAGGAAGCCTCACACATCTACAGCAGATCTGCTCACTTGGCCGGAGAATTCTCCGGCGGAATATTCTGCCGCCGAATCTGCAACTTCTGCTTTACGTGCTGGGATCCGAGATCACCAG CCGTCAAGTAGGATCAGCAAGGTTCTTTCCGGAGGACAGGTGACTGATGAGGAAGCTGAGAGCTTGAATAAAAG GAAACCATGCTCCGGGTCTAAATGGAAGGAGATGACTGGTAGTGGTATCTTTGCAGCTGATGGTGAAAACGGTGATGCGGATTCTGGCAGTGCCAACCCTACTCTTAGTAGTAACCGAGCAGGGTTACAACATTACCAG CAAGCTGTTCGTGGAATCAGCCAGATATCGTTTGGTACAGAAGAGAGTGTCTCCCCTAAGAAACCAACATCACTACCTGAGGTGGCAAAGCAGCGAGAGTTAAGTGGAACACTTGAAAGCGAGTTGGATGCAAAAATGAAGAAACAGCTATCTGATGCTAAGTGCAAGGAGCTTAGTGGACATGATATATTTGGACCTCCTCCCGAGACTCCACCTCGACCATTGGCTGCACGATCTGTGGAGCAGAAAGAGAGCATGGACATGGGTGAACCAGCACCACGAAATCTACGCACATCCGTCAAAGTATCTAAT CCTGCGGGAGGTCAGAGTAATCTGATGTTTAGTGAGGAAACAGTGATGAAGACAGCAAAGAAGATACATAATCAGAAATTTCAAGAGCTTAGTGGCAATGATATCTTTAAAGGTGATGCCCCTCCAGGGTCTGCTGAGAAGTCACTTAGCACAGCAAAGCTGCGGGAGATGAGTGGCAGTGACATCTTTGCTGATGGGAAGGCAGCCAACAGAGACTACCTAGGCGGAGTCCGCAAGCCTCCTGGTGGGGAGAGTAGCATTGCTCTTGTTTAA
- the LOC122669033 gene encoding uncharacterized protein LOC122669033 isoform X2, producing the protein MERTTPVRKPHTSTADLLTWPENSPAEYSAAESATSALRAGIRDHQPSSRISKVLSGGQVTDEEAESLNKRKPCSGSKWKEMTGSGIFAADGENGDADSGSANPTLSSNRAGLQHYQQAVRGISQISFGTEESVSPKKPTSLPEVAKQRELSGTLESELDAKMKKQLSDAKCKELSGHDIFGPPPETPPRPLAARSVEQKESMDMGEPAPRNPAGGQSNLMFSEETVMKTAKKIHNQKFQELSGNDIFKGDAPPGSAEKSLSTAKLREMSGSDIFADGKAANRDYLGGVRKPPGGESSIALV; encoded by the exons atggaGAGAACTACTCCGGTGAGGAAGCCTCACACATCTACAGCAGATCTGCTCACTTGGCCGGAGAATTCTCCGGCGGAATATTCTGCCGCCGAATCTGCAACTTCTGCTTTACGTGCTGGGATCCGAGATCACCAG CCGTCAAGTAGGATCAGCAAGGTTCTTTCCGGAGGACAGGTGACTGATGAGGAAGCTGAGAGCTTGAATAAAAG GAAACCATGCTCCGGGTCTAAATGGAAGGAGATGACTGGTAGTGGTATCTTTGCAGCTGATGGTGAAAACGGTGATGCGGATTCTGGCAGTGCCAACCCTACTCTTAGTAGTAACCGAGCAGGGTTACAACATTACCAG CAAGCTGTTCGTGGAATCAGCCAGATATCGTTTGGTACAGAAGAGAGTGTCTCCCCTAAGAAACCAACATCACTACCTGAGGTGGCAAAGCAGCGAGAGTTAAGTGGAACACTTGAAAGCGAGTTGGATGCAAAAATGAAGAAACAGCTATCTGATGCTAAGTGCAAGGAGCTTAGTGGACATGATATATTTGGACCTCCTCCCGAGACTCCACCTCGACCATTGGCTGCACGATCTGTGGAGCAGAAAGAGAGCATGGACATGGGTGAACCAGCACCACGAAAT CCTGCGGGAGGTCAGAGTAATCTGATGTTTAGTGAGGAAACAGTGATGAAGACAGCAAAGAAGATACATAATCAGAAATTTCAAGAGCTTAGTGGCAATGATATCTTTAAAGGTGATGCCCCTCCAGGGTCTGCTGAGAAGTCACTTAGCACAGCAAAGCTGCGGGAGATGAGTGGCAGTGACATCTTTGCTGATGGGAAGGCAGCCAACAGAGACTACCTAGGCGGAGTCCGCAAGCCTCCTGGTGGGGAGAGTAGCATTGCTCTTGTTTAA